GAACTTTACAGGACATATTGCTTTTCAGCAAAGAACTTTTGCCCATAAAAATTGACGAGCATTATTCAAGTGGATGACAGCTTTTTATGGTATGGCCGGTGGGTAATGTTATAAATCATCAAACAAACCGTAAAGTACTTAATGTGGCAGTAAACTGGCGAAATTAGAAATTTTTGTTGGATATATAAAGTAGTTTTtgatttatatattcagtaTAAACATTTTTTACAGGTGGAGTCAAAATTTTCACtcagaaaaatcaaaatatacagaagtaaatacacgaagaaATTATAGGAATTCAAcattaatatacatacataaacaatAACTTGGACTTTGTACACATTATATTGTTTTTTAGCGAAGAAAATTTGGATGAATTCCTTGCACTACTTGCTTTGTATACGatataattttttgccgagaTGTATTCAACCGACTATGCTTTATTGCATGTATTGTGGCAATGCCAGATACACATTATTCATCTTACTATATTACACTAATTGTTGGTACTTATTGAGACGAGAGACGAGACATTCAATTCCTCTAAACTGATGGAATATTGCTGCTTGAGATTGATGGGATGTGTTATAAAAGTATCGAAatcttttaatattataaattatgttCTCTGAAAAACacaataaatttattatttggCAAACGTTTTTTGTGGGGATATATTGACAGTAACTAGCTGCCAAGCATAGTGAAAACATTGTGGAAACACAAGTACCCCACCACCCCACCACAAGAAGAGAAATAAAATTCTTCATGATATAATTGGTTTCACCTGCCAAATGATAGGGATCGATCGAATGCCACTCAGTTTGGATATGattgcacaaatatatgtataatctgtatttgaatgaatgaaaatcatgtaCTAGTATAGAGCACTATTTAGTTTGACTTTTCTATAGCGAATAAACATGGCTTCTAGTCGGACTGATTTTATTCGGAGGCGGATTCAAAAGTTAAACTTCACGAAGTCAATTTGAAATTTTACCATATTGTATTTGAATTATTAGGTGGCTGTAATTATAATGATCACGAGGTAGCAAAATTCCAATAATAATCCGTATGAAAGACATAATTAATCCGGACATTATCTCAGAGTGAGGTTCAGTAAAATAGAATGTCTATGAAGATGCAAACTATTTACACTTGTACAGATAGACCAAAGACCTAAAGATGCTTAactattttgttaaaaaataataattgcaattatttataaatttttaattcatatataattGAGCCAAATGTTTTGGAATTTGATGAACCCAGAACTAGCTACTTTGAGTCCTAAGTCTAATTAAGAAACATGAAAGGTCATAAATATTCATTAAACTCATCATTACACAAGGGTTAATAgttttaatattattataatgtaatttaactTGTTATAACATGTCATTtaattatcttatttttcaGATAATTAGTTTACTAGTTATAGGCAATTGCCTAAATTAAGCTCTCTTTTAGCTTAATATATACTGGCGGTGTATATGAATAGCTTCCAGAGAGATATTTGTCTTgaaaatgatggattaatttttcttttttatttatctttgtcTGTGCGTATTTTTCCATGATAACCTAATATTCTGATGTAACGCATGTATCTTTATGACTTGTGATGGCAAAGTCTTTcgagaaaataaagaaatttgttACCAAGCACGTCCGATtagtcacatatatatatatttattcaatTCTTGTTTTCTCAGAGATCCTCTCTTTCCGTATCTTTCAATATTATTCTGAAGTTTATACCTATGTcaaataatttgattttaaattatatatattgataataatatataacTTTGTATATTACTAATGTAAACCTTTGAtgcatattatttttttgttacaaTGAAGACTCGGAGGAACAAAATTTTGGTGAATGCTTTAACGTGACTTGTGCTAAAAGAGTATTTAAGTGTAccctttaaaatatttttgtgcGTCACGCTCtactacatatacaatcaaATCTCTCTATAATAGTTATCCTTCTAACAGTATTTTGCTTTAACaattaatttgtttttgaaCCAATTTTTCCTGTCTTTTCGGTGAATTTTTGTATTACCAGGAAAGATATTTATAATATTCTTTACAAACCAAACCCAAAAAAGCCCCCCATGTTCTTAACCTTTACTTAACAAAGTAACTGTGTGGACAATTGTATAATTACTAGTTGCTACAAATCCAGAATAAGCTCAATCTAATAAGAATTCAGTCTTCTCAGCTGGCCAGCAAGTCTGGCCTGTCCTTCACCCTTAGCATGTATTTCCTGAGCAATTAACCTCAACACTCTTTCACCAGTACTGTTGGCCTTCTTCTGGAAAATCCTTCGAGTTCGCTCAGTCTAAAATTGGTATATGCAGCAAGTCAAAGACATCCTGTAGAATTACACTTTagctaatttttcttttccatagTTAATAGCCCACTTGAGTTCCTCAGACCAACCGCTAACTCCCTTGCACAGACCCAACCAaccaatttttcatgttattttgTACAGAAGGCTCAAATATACCATTAAACTATAGAAATACCAtctacttttctttctttgccaAATAGTTTCCGTTTCATTAAATGCCATCGtcgttaccaaaatggctcatcTATGCAATCGCCattaccaaaatggctcatATATCTATGCAATTGCCGTTACTAAAATAGCTCAttcatgtcatttttcattaacatcAATTTTATAATACTAGATATGACACGTGACCTCCAATTAGAGATCCACATTATTTAATTAAACTAGCTCAATTTTAATtcccaaattaattaaaaaatccgatccaaattaatgaaaaatgacatgaatgagccattttggtaacgacgatggcataaatgagccaaactattgatgagtggcatagaTGAGCCATTTCTTATAGTtcaatggcatatttgagcctttttttgtattatatattctctgtaataatattttggtataacaattaaaaaatatccGGATTAATGACGCTATAATAAAAAAGTTACATACTACTTAAGATATTTTCCAAATTATTACGTCATGATGCCCGATCAATCCACATGGCTTCCAAAGTTAGGTTTCATAAGTCACTATCATCAAAGAAGCACTATAAAAGGCAAGTATCAATGAACCAATTGTGCATAACCTAAtctttttccaatttccacTTATTATTCCCTATTCTCTTTTCCACTAAAACATATCCCCTTCTCATACTCCTTTTGGCCCATGCAACTATACTTAATTTTTAATCCAACCTTCCCACTTCTCATCCAAAGAGGTCACTATCATCACATTATTCTTCGTAAAGGAATGATTAATtactcaaatattcatcatgtTCCATGTTTAACGTATCCTCTAAGAATCCATATCGTTGAATGGATTCAGAATAAGAATAATCATCCAATGGGTTGTGTTGAGCTATCATGATTCTAAGATGAAGTAAGCACCAGCTCAAGTTGGAGAAAGATCGTACCCCAAAGAGGTATTATGTAGATAACATACCTTGACAATCATCAGTGACTAATTTCACGATTTTAACATATGATCTATAAATCACAGAGAGACGACTTTAACGTTACTCCAAAGGTTGCCCTTTTAAGTTGACTTTTACCCTCCGTCATATTTTGGATTCATTTATACACTTGTCATAAGCAAATTATCTCGTATTTGCTCTTGAGCCTAACGAAACTCCAACATGGATCCTAACCAAAATATAATCGGGGGCAATTTTATACATGTATAATTAAAAGTACAAAGGTAAATTTGAACCTTCTCCGATTTATTTTGACATGTGGATCGACCAATTTTATCTTTGAAACTCTGCTAGGATCAACGTTAAATACAAAAACGATTTACTAACGTTAAGATATATAAGGAATACGACAAACTCCAAAATATAACCTAAcgttaattaaaatatttcgTATAGTAATAAAATGAGCCCCGTTTACATAACCCCTTTAGAATATGCCATGACAACACCCTTCACTCAACCGCATTTACTTTATAAAAACCCAAAATATCCCCTTTTAATCCCAAAATATAATTTCGGATAATTTAATCTGCGAATCAAACAATACGGATGGATACATCACTTTCATGCTGAAGCTCCGTTAAAATCAAGGTTAAGTACAAGACAAATTTCACTAACGTCAAGGCTTCGATggttggtaaaaaaaaaacaaaggctTCAAAGGGTTGGAAAGACTCCAAGTGTAATTTGAAacgtaaaataaaaatattttgttttgtaTCGTAACGAAACGGACCCCATTAACATAATTCCCTCACAATACGCCACGTCAACCCCCTTAACCCAACCACTATATATACATCTCTCATCCATTTgtcctctcttcttttctcactattttcccaaatcacaaaatataaatttaaccTTGAATATCCCACCTTATGCCATTAAATTTGATATTACTTTATTCTACCTTTCAAAACTCTAATCTCGAAATAACTTAATCCACGAACCAAATGAAACATGATACATCAGTACACCAAAGTGTAATTTgaaacttaaaaataaaatattttgtattGTATCGTACCTCCTCCATTCACCTTTACTTATCACGTTTCATTTTTCGATAGTCAATCTTCAAagttaaattgaattaaatcaatttaatattttaagattaaaaattaaatatcaaaaaattataCGAAATATACTATACAACAAAGAAATACATCTTAACATATTGATCAAAATTCATGTAGTTCAACCGTCGAGAAGCGAAACATGATAAGTAAAAATTTGTACCTCAGGATATGCCACGTCAACGCCCTTAACTCAACCTCAGTTACTTTATCAAAACCCTAAATCATTCCCCCAACCCCAAAATCTTAACCCTATATATATCTCCCACACCTCTTCCATTTgtcctctcttctcttcttttctctcaaCATTTCACTACATTCACAAAAAACGtgaccaacacacacacacccaaaatcgtgtatgtatgcttgatcatatcgaaaaaaaaaaaaacctagctATATAATCCTTTTCAAAATAATGTGATTTTGTTTTcattagtgaaaaaaaaaatgattcgaTTCAGTATAGGTTATGCTTTAGCACCGAAAAAGCAAGCTAGTTTCATACAAGTATCGCTAGTTAACTTAGCGAAAGAAAAAGGAATCGATCTAATTAAGATCGATATGGATAAGCCTTTAATCGAACAAGGACCGTTCGATTGTGTGTTACATAAGTTGTACGGTCAGGATTGGAAGAAGCAATTGGAAGAATATGCTTTGAAATATCcaaatgttttgattattgatTCGCTTGATGCTATTGAGCGGTTACATAATCGGATTTCCATGCTTCAGgtcgcccaaaaaaaaaaaaattaattaatttttatttatttttaaacttaatATATCAAAtgtgattttatatgtagaagtttatttgtttgtttcattatttttttggtttatttttacTCTGccgtccaatttatgtgatactgtTCGTTTTTCGAGAgctaatttgactaaattttgaagCTACATTtgactcaatattttaaaattaaaatttatatatttgaaaactatatatgaaatatatgaatgttttgattattgatTCGCTTGAAGCGATTGAGCGGTTACATAATCGGATTTCCATGCTTCAGgtcgccaaaaaaaaaaataaaaaaataataatttttgtttatttttatacttaatatataaaatgtgattttatatgtagaagTTTATTCGGTACTGTTCAGTATTTTTTTCagtttattttgagatatttttagctttttgagagtcaatttgaatttatatatttaaaaactacatgaaaagtattGAAGTTCATGCGGTTTGAATTTTGGGTAGCGAATATGAAATTATGTTTCATTACTTTTAAACTTAATAtttaaaatgtatatatatatatatatatataagtttagtTGATACGGTctgtttattttttataaaatttaaaaatctaccTAATTATTTGGTACGGTTATAGATTTACTAGCTTTTGTTTGGCGatagattttgaagttgaaacttgaagattttagtttttgaagttgtgatttttgaaagttgaaaactgaaaatttgagtttttggagctttgatttttggaaattgaaacttgaaaatttgagtttttgaagttgtgatttttgaaagttgaaatttgaaaatttgagtttttgaagttgtgattttttgaagttgtgatttttggaaattgaaacttgaaactttgagtttttgaagttgtgatttttgaaagttgaaaaccGAAAATTTGAGTTTTGGAGTTGTGATTTTTGGaaattgaaacttgaaaattcgagtttttgaagttgtgatttttgaaagttgaaatttgaaaatttgagtttttttgaagttgtgatttttgaaagttgaaaactgaaatgAGTTTTTGGAGCTGTGATTTTTGGAAATTGAAACctgaaaatttgagtttttgaagttgtgatttttggaagttgaagttgtgtttggataagCATTTTTCATGGAAACAATTTGAGAAATTTCTCCCAAAAACTAGTCCGAGCCAGTTTTCggaacttgaaaatattttgaagataaattttcaaaatttgatccaaaatttatggccaaacgctagcaTAGAAACCTAcaattttatttaagaaaaaccCTACTAATCGGTTTGGTCCTAGTAACTTTTGCACAGAACTTGTATTTCtattaagaaattcattaaatatctATGATATGTGATTGTGAACTCAGTTAAATATCTATGATTTTGATGTTTCAGGTAGCTACTGAGCTGGAAATTAAGTGTGAGACGGTGTCATTTGGGATTCCTAAACAGACTGTTGTTTATGATGCGAAAATTGTATCGGCGAGTTACCTTGAGAGTGAAGGATTGAAGTTTCCGGTGATTGCGAAACCTTTGGTGGCTGATGGAAGTGCGAAATCGCATAAGATGCTGTTGGTGTTTAACAAAGATGGTTTGAGTAAATTGAAACCACCTATAGTTTTGCAGGAGTTTGTGAATCATGGTGCTGTGATTTTTAAGGTATATGTGGTTGGTGATTATGTGAAATGTGTGAAGAGGAAGTCGTTACCTGATGTGACCGAGGAGAACAAGTTAGAGAGTTATTTGTCATTTTCACAGGTTTCGAATCTGAACACTTGTGAAAAGAATGATGATAAGTACTATAAgctgatgaatttggatgatgcTGAATTGCCACCGTTGAGTTTTTTGACGGATATAGCGAGAGGGCTTAGACGAGCTACGAAATTGTATTTGTTCAATTTTGATTTGATTAGGGATAATAGGGTTGGAAATAGATACCTTATTATTGACATTAACTATTTCCCTGGGTATGCAAAGATGCCGAATTACGAGAGTGTGATGACAGACTTTTTCTGGGATGTGTTGAATAAGAACGATAAGGGTTTCGAGAGTTTAGAGAAGAGTAGTTGTGAAAAGGAGGTCAGGATGTTAGTTGGGAATAAGGGGTATGGTGAGGATGAAGGGACACTACCGGTTTCACCTCTTAAGAGGGAAGAAAAGGATAACACTATTCAGGTCTAAGGAGGCTTGCGGATGGACAAGGGTCGATCAGAAGATTTGCTCGAGATATGAACTGTTTCGCAGGTTACTGTTAAAACTGAAGGGTTATTTTTAGGTAGGGAGTTAGTACAGCAGTGAATAAGTAGGTTCCTGATATGGCCTTCTGAAGGCACATTGATGGTGTTCTTTGTTGAAACATGTACATTCTATCTTTGCAGTCGAGATAGGTACTTGCAGATACTCTTTTCTAGGAAAGTTGTTTTCTTAAAGGCAATTGTACTTCAACAGGAACAATATTTCAATATGTGCCTTTAACAACTTTAATCAATGAATTTTTCTGTATTCTTAATGGCTTGTCATACTgtatttccttcattttttctgTTTTGTAGGCCGATATAATTGCATGTGGTTTTGCATCCTAAATAGTAACTTCtttttgttatgtatttcaATGTCTTAGGAGGGATATAGCTCGGTGAATATCCTTTTCCTCTTTGGTGTTTACATGAATAATTCTTTATTATACTGTCTCTTTCacggaagttaatgtgaattatGTCTGCAACAATATTCCTTTTATGGACCACAACCCGAACAAAGACCATACATGCTGAGATCAAGTTCATTAGCTTTTTAGCATCACAGTTAATTTATATTGTCAGATTCTTACTCTATATTTGGATATAAGCGGCAACTTCCACTCATCACGAGTGGTCATTTTCATCGATTTTTTAAGTTGCTAATGAAGGTTGATCCTTTCGTTGAGAATTAGATTCTATGGCAGTAAGGCGTGGCATGCAGTATTTATGCCTTTTACGTAATGGTTGTTTGTCTGGTTATCATTTACTTTTACCATTGAATTTCTCTTTTATGCTAGGGTTACTGCGTTCCTCTTTTGTGCTAGGGCTACTGCTCCTTTTTGATACTTAAGCACTAAAGTATTTAAAATGTGAAGATACAGAAAAGAATTGTCAATGCCTTTTGTTTCCTGAAATCTGTGGCTCACCTTTTTGCCTTCGGAgaattatttttcaaagatgCATCTGATCTTGTTTGTCGTTGTGATTCTTGAACATGATGAAGATTGATTAGAGAGCATAAGTGGAACTATCGTTTCTTATTTTGTGCTAAGTTCCCACTGCGTTTATTCTTGTATTGATGGCCTGCTGACTACTTTCTGCAAAGAGAAATTAACCTTCTTATGTACTACTGCTTTTATGACTCTTTAATGTGGATGGACTCGTTGAGTTAATCCATTTTGTCAGATTCTTATGCTATATTTGGGTATGAGAGGCAACTTCCACTTACCACGAGTGGTCATTTTCATTGATTTTTCAAGTTGCTAGTGAAGGTTAATCTCGTACTTGAGAATTAGATTCTCTGGCAGTAAGGCTTGGCATACAGTATTTATACCTTTTACGTAATGGTTGTTTTGTCTGGTTGTCATTTGCTTTTGCCATTGAATTTCTCTTTTATGCTAGGGTTACTGCATTCCTCTTTGTGCTAGGGCTACTGCTCCTTTTTGATACTTAAGCACTAAAGTATCAAAAATGTGAAGAAACAGAAAAAGAATTTTCAACGCCTTATGTTTCCTGAAATATGTGTCTCACCTTCTTGCCTTCagtgaactatttttcaaagatcCATATGGTCTTGTTTGTCAGTCTGATTCTTGAATGATGATGCTTGATTAGAGAGCATGAGTGGAACCATACCAGGAGCTAGGTTCCCACCGCATTTATTCTTGCATTGATGGTCGGCTGACTACTTGCTGTAAAGAGAACTTTAGCTGCTTAGGTTATAATGATCTTTCAATTATCGGAAAACCTTTGTACTCTTTCTTTTATGACTTTCATGTGGATGGGATCGTTGAGTTGCCATTGATCAATTTCAGCTATTTGGGTTAGGCAGGTTTTCTGCTCTTGTACAGTTTGCTTTGGATTTGGGCTGTAGTCCTGGATTTCCCTTTTAACTACTCAAGCATTGTTGATTGTATACTTGTCTTGTTTGTCTCCCTATCTCTATATAGAAATTCCTTGGAGAAATTAATGCCCGACAAGAGAATGTATAGAAAACTATTCGTTGTGGTTGTACTCCATCAAATTTTTAAGAGTAGATGATCC
This portion of the Lycium ferocissimum isolate CSIRO_LF1 chromosome 1, AGI_CSIRO_Lferr_CH_V1, whole genome shotgun sequence genome encodes:
- the LOC132058599 gene encoding inositol-tetrakisphosphate 1-kinase 1-like isoform X1 — its product is MIRFSIGYALAPKKQASFIQVSLVNLAKEKGIDLIKIDMDKPLIEQGPFDCVLHKLYGQDWKKQLEEYALKYPNVLIIDSLDAIERLHNRISMLQVATELEIKCETVSFGIPKQTVVYDAKIVSASYLESEGLKFPVIAKPLVADGSAKSHKMLLVFNKDGLSKLKPPIVLQEFVNHGAVIFKVYVVGDYVKCVKRKSLPDVTEENKLESYLSFSQVSNLNTCEKNDDKYYKLMNLDDAELPPLSFLTDIARGLRRATKLYLFNFDLIRDNRVGNRYLIIDINYFPGYAKMPNYESVMTDFFWDVLNKNDKGFESLEKSSCEKEVRMLVGNKGYGEDEGTLPVSPLKREEKDNTIQV
- the LOC132058599 gene encoding inositol-tetrakisphosphate 1-kinase 1-like isoform X2 — translated: MKYMNVLIIDSLEAIERLHNRISMLQVATELEIKCETVSFGIPKQTVVYDAKIVSASYLESEGLKFPVIAKPLVADGSAKSHKMLLVFNKDGLSKLKPPIVLQEFVNHGAVIFKVYVVGDYVKCVKRKSLPDVTEENKLESYLSFSQVSNLNTCEKNDDKYYKLMNLDDAELPPLSFLTDIARGLRRATKLYLFNFDLIRDNRVGNRYLIIDINYFPGYAKMPNYESVMTDFFWDVLNKNDKGFESLEKSSCEKEVRMLVGNKGYGEDEGTLPVSPLKREEKDNTIQV